The nucleotide window TACACAACTGCTCTGCTACCGTGTTTGCTCCAGATCTGCATCTCCAGAAGATTCCTGCAACAGTTTGCACTTCACAGATTACTTCCTGGAGCACTacttacttcttttttgggagTTATCAAAAATCGGCCAACACCTTTGACGCACACCCACCGTACAACCCAGAATGTTCGTCGTGGAATAAAACCAACGTTTCATCACATGGACCGCTGATCCTGTCTAATCCTGCGGCGTACTCAACACGCAATGCAGTCCATTATAAGTTTGTCTGGCCGACTTCAGCTTCTGGAACAGTAACAAACGACTTCTTGTTTCACACTACAATTTactacgattacgtcacggacacaatgacgtcgtctcttggatctcttgcatcgtgctcaatcgggcgtggatactgcttaacgggcaatcgtatgtttatatggCGAGTACCTTCGCATATCAACTGCCCACCAACCAAGCCTCTCGGGACTCACAAGATGCTCCTCCATTACAACTCTACGTCCTTATATAGAGTTTCCTTACCTGATCTCGGGATCTCGGTACATCACTGGAGGAAATGCTCCTCTCGTGCGAAAAACTGCTATGGCAAACATATtcactgcgacaacaacaactttatctttcgctACCAACAATGTACAGAGCTCGACAGACTCGCTCTTTTTCGTCCTAACCGGCTAAGGCGTGCCCCTTTTCGAACGCCATACTCTCAATTCGAGCGACTTTTTGCAACCTTCGACACACAACAGGACGACCTTATTTCAGAAGTTCTCACTACCttcaacgaagagaacaagttcctacattgccaactcacgaagctaattggcacactctacaaagcaattgggaagatcttccctactgagatactcactactactcttggacatcaaaccatgggttccagccttggagattttatgtccagagcagcatgtcactctatcaacggtaccgtcttaccgtcacttgcgtaccgAAACGCATTCAGCCAACGTCCTCTCATCaaatatcgcgatcaaaacggccacagtcaatacggccaactcatttcagacaacattgtcctACCGGGAGTGCacctgctggaatcgtatcgaccagcaagaagttttgtcttccgagttctgggacacactgtcctgtatcacaactatactttatcgcacgaacatgtgcaggtgcatcaactcaacttacctttgtcgcctatacacgtcaactacaaggcacccgactacgagaaaattctcaacgagctacctgactctgactcgtttactgatcttcaatcgctgctcagctctatgtctgaagccaaccttctcaaggaacaaatgcgacatgtcatgaCAAGCCTTACTACTACCGATGAAACCATGATCAAcggatcctacgtcgcagacacatTCGCACACGCCGCGAAACAAACGTTACTCCTTGCTCTGTCGcagattacgaatccatttctctcagcccttatattcatcctgcaactccttgccatgatgtgggccctcttccataccatcgggtttatccgatcgTCTCCGCACCATTTGCAGTATGCCAGATCCCTTGTATCCCGTGTCCGCGCTTGGCGCCACCAACAGCAGGCGCCGGTTGCAAGACCTCAACTACCACAACCGCTGCCCTTGCCTCGGCGTTCTCGTGATGAACCGTCTCCGTCCGGATCTGCTGATGACGCACCGCCCGcttcatcttctcgtgatAATTTCGCGAGCACCCACACACTTTAAGTTTCACTATGTGTATCACCTTGCTTCAATACCGATAATGTCCTTtgcatgtacaattttgcCGTTTTCCCTTGTCGCCGCTTTCGATTTTGTAACCGTTTTGCTTCGTTGCATGCTTAGTAGCTTATTCTTGTGCTAGTatcgttttcacttttcccGCCTTATTGCATGCTAACTATTCCTGTGCATGAGTTTAGCTGTTTCAACCCACCTCAATAGGGGGAGGtgcagttgcaaaaaatttaccctcTACCCCTTTAGTTTCTCCACAGACTTTGCTGCCACTACCATTGCTGCCAAAACCACTTCAGTATGTCGACGGTATCTGATTCCTCCGCTGACGTTCAAATTGACGAAATCACTTCAGTTACTGAGATGATTCCCGACTCACCCGATTCACCGGTTCAACAATCATCTCCCGCGCCGTATGTGCCGATCGTCAGACCTGGGGAGCAAGGCGCTCCTGCCCCCATGCCCCAGAGCGCTGATCTAGCAGATATACAAGCTACGGTGTTACAACCAGTACATAGACTATTTCGGCCGTTTAAAACAACCGTTACAATGCCGACCCTTGCGGTTCCTGCGCCGCCAACCACTTCGGCTGAGGATCTACTACTTTGGTTCCAGCAGCTGGATGAACTGTTCCAGCTGGTTCCTGATTTTGAGTTTATGAGCAAAATCCTTACCATGGTAGCAGCCACACCTGCTTTCCACATGGCCCCCTTGATGAAGTATATATCCAACGGGGTTACGGACAAAACCCTGGAATACGAacagttcaaacaatttttgcatgcccGGTTAATCTTGGAGATACCCTCCAACATGTAGCTATATTACCATCAGTTATTTTAAGCATATGTTACagttcattcatttgtatataacttcagttttttgtttgtgcttgctCGCCATTGCCACCTTCAGTACGTTACATGTtaattgtcatctttttccttccgtagcgggggaggaatgtggcggcttggctcgcttttgtaaaatccttacgtctttcgtagaaatgtgttttccagaacaattggagtttttaaactttcagtcccgccacatcattcttatgaaagagttttccagctagtaaatggagtttaaaacttgccttttcagaacactgcaaactaccgttggtatatttgaaaacttgctacgaataacttcgtgtgaaagctccttatttagtacgttaccaggtcgcttccaagtaactgtttccaacttaaccaaatttaatttgcattgcaaacacacaatttttcacgttcacacgctttgaaatgttcatgccttttttgtcatatatttccgccacatcgcagcacgttttataagcttgaacttttgtgtgagactccctcagagcctcagaacctcagtcacagacgcgaagttatagacatatgtaataccgtactactgtagttgtggtgattgaatcagtagacatcgtgtaaacagtcacatgacttgtgttctcggttatttgtaatattgagaaagtgtacagcacctacaataaaagccttttctggcaaacggtatttgttataatataacacgaacgttcggctatcagaaaggttagagaattctaaccgcacgcaacaatagagtcagatactaatgtagtaggttaactaagtcaataacgtaacgtaagctaagaccgataaactctgcatctgtatctgcatctgtcggcatcaacctctacatcctaaaacgaccccaacctctacatttctgATGACCCCGACGTTCTAGTGACCACCGACATTTCTGGTGACAACCCGACGTTCTACTGACAACCCGACGCTTCGACGTTCTAATAAACCACCGACGTTCTAGTGATCACTGACGATCTTGTGTCAAAAACGACGCGTTTCAATTCTCACACTCTCGCAATTCGCACAACCGTTCTTCACTGGTAAgtggatttttcactttttatacaacTACTTGCAACCATAGCTTGTAAATGCATGCTCATCGGCTTGTACCTTATTAAATTAGCTTAAGCTATTCTTATTGTGCTGCATTgtgctgcagtttgaaataaaagtttcttgttgtaaagtattttttggttcaattgtgaacaatttttgcggtgcgccgcctaaaacattttctatcggttttgataaatgtcacAACCTGTGCCGACACAACGAAAAGTTACTTCGGTGCCTGGCAAAGCTAAGACAGAATACCACATGAGCACACGATCAACCGACCGTTCCAACGAGTCAATTAATAATACAACTATGTCGAACGAAAACGGGGAGGGATCTGCAAATACTCCCGATAATGGCATTGCTGGTCCGTCTGGTCTGGGTACTAGTAACCAATTACCAACAAACGCGCAACCACAGAACAATACTTTacgaaacgatttgttttcacacgttaaacttcctaccttttggaaatttaatcccgaagcgtggatttctcaccttgaacataaattttctctttatcaaatcacttctcaaactaatcgttacttgttggcggtagaggcaattcctgCGAAAGACCTCGCGCTCCTTCGGTTACCTTCGGCGTCAGCACAGAACTGCTACGACATAttgatcaatgaaatcttgagaaactttgataaacgtgaggaccatttagattttttgttggcggACCTGACGCTGCACGATCAGTCCCCGaaacatttaatgcgcgaattaatgagcgcagtaggtcaagagaatcttactccgccAGTCGTCAAACTAATTCGTGCTAAATTCCTTAAAGCGttaccaccagacgtcgcaattgCGTTAGCCAGCGTGGAACATCACGATCTCCAGAACCTTGCAAGCAGAGCCCACGAAATCTTGCTgcttaaacaaccaaaaacttcTTCGCACAACCTTTCCCTTGCCATCACTGATACGGATGACATTGACTACCCAATGCAACCgcaaatacagcaaattcaatTGTCTAAACCACCGCGCTATacacgatctaacgctaacaacgAATCTAAGAGTTCCGGGCAAAGAAAtacgaatttcacaaatcaaaatacgccaaaccaacgcaattcatttaactcagcatggcaacaacgatcaccacgcacaaacaatggacagtttcacaaatcatacagcaacaACGGGTTTAATCGAGATAATCGCCGACAAAATGGTTCTtcttttgcaaaccaacgcaaatataattttttacattcatcccccacatttcagaaaccagactaccaacgtagcaattacccttgcgcGTCTGATGCTTCTAATGGCTTATGTTATTACCACGCCCGCTTCGGTAGGGATGCGCGCCGCTGTCACCCAAGTTGTAGCATGTGGGAGAACCAATCCCGCCCAACAAAAAACGCGTGGCGATCGACGCAACATTAACCCCGTCAGTCCCGTCGATCGcatcaacaataaaaagaggctgccccttgttaactgtatatgatcacgccaatagtattcacttttatgtagatagcgcggcagcaacttctcttttgtccGCTAGTTTAGCTGACGTATCAAACCGCAAACCGCAAACACCGCTTTTCGCTGCTAACAGCACGCCAATTACTACGTATGGCACTACACAACTTAATGTTTCCCTTCATCCTCGTTTTTCTTATCCCTTTGAATTTGTGCTTGCGGACACACCTTTTTGCATATTGGGGCTGGATTTCCTCACTGaatacaactttgttttggatCTTAAAGCCAAGCATCTCATAGATGTACCGAACCAACAGCAATATACGTTAGAGCCTGTTGAAAGTGATCCTGTTCGCATATCCATTCTCAGCCAGATAGATCCTGTTGCAGaccttttacatcaatttccaGACTTGCAAAAACCCATGTCAGCTGTTAAACCAGTGAAGCATTCCATCGTTCACCACATCCATACCACAGGTTCTCCTGTACGTGCACGTCCACGTCGATATAGCCCAGAAACAATGCAGatcttgaagaaagaaattgacagCTTGCTGGAGCGAGAAATTATCCGATACAGTGATTCTCCTTATGGAAGTCCGGCCTTGCTCGTTCCTAAAGGCTCTTCTGGCAATAAATATCGTCTTGTCgttgattataaattagtcaacaaacaaacaatcgacAGCTGTTACCCTCTTCCGTTCTTACATAGTTTTTCCGAGGTTTTGTATGGTAAAACTGTCTTCTCTAAATGCGATCTCCAAAACGcctttcatcaaataaaagtggcTCCAGAAGATGTCCATAAAACGGCGTTTGTTTGCCCCCTAGGACAATTTGAATACACAAGACTCCCATTCGGTTTATCGGGCGCCCCACGGACCTTTTCCAGACTAATAGGGGAAGTAGTACGTCCCCTTCAGCACCTTGGAATCTTTGCTTACCTCGATGATATCATCATTGGAAGTAGTAACCTATCAGAACATCTTGAACACCTTAAGTTGCTTTTTCAACGACTTGAGGAATTTGGCTTAATGCtcaatttagacaaaagtgaATTCAACCGCGAGTCTCTTGACTACCTTGGCCATCACATAAATTCTGAGGGTATACGACCAACTCAAGAAAAAGTGCAGGCCATTCTTGATTACCCACAGCCACAAACCTGCAAACAGCTGAAACGTTACTTGggaatttattgctattattttcgCTTTCTGAAGCATTGTTCCACAACCTTACAACCGCTTTACAAGCTAGTTCCGAACAGTCGCAGCAAACGCGCGGCCCCTTTAACATGGAATGTCGAAGCCGAATGCGCCTTCGCCAGCAGCAAACAAGCTATTGCAAATGCTAGCACTTTAGCGTTTCCGAAACTCCATGCTCCAACTTATCTAACAGTTGACGCTTCGTTGACCGGTATTGGAGCGACATTAGAGCAATTGCAAGGAAATCAACTTGTTCCTTTGGCCTTCTTTTCAAGACAGCTGAGCGCTAGTCAACGTAAATACAGTTGCTTTGACAGAGAACTGTTGGCCGCTTACAAGTCAATACGTCATTTCCGCTACTTCTTGACAGGCCGACAATTCACTTTGCGTACAGACCATCTCCCTCTGGTTTCAAGTCTCAGTAAGCTCTCCGAACATTACTCTCCAAGACAGTTCCggcaattgttgtttgtttcagaataTACAACAACCATTGAGCACATCAAAGGCTCTGCCAATGTTGTGGCGGACCTCTTGTCAAGGTCTCAACCTTCGGCACCCAACATTAATACTCTTTCGGACGTTCCGCCTCCTTTAGAGTATGAGAAAATAGCACAAGCTCAAGCCAATGATCCTGCTATTCAAAGACTACGCACCGCTACAACATCACTCAAACTCCAGGACTGCAAGCTGCCCAATAAGGACCTTACCATCCTTTGTGACGTGTCCACTGACACAGAGCGTGTTCTAGTTCCTTCCTCCTTCCAACGTCAAGTATTCCTGCACTTACATAATTTATCGCATCCTGGAAAAAAAGCCACAATTAAGCTCATCAAGGAAAGATTTATATGGATAGGGATGTGTAAACAAATCGCTACCTGGGTTCAACAATGCCCAAACTGCcaggaaggaaaaattttccgcCACACTAAAACCGCACCggggaaatttaaaattccctACGGACGATTTTCTGATGTTGCAATTGACTTGATTGGACCACTACCAACCTCCCATGGTTACAAATACATCCTTACATGTATTGACCGTTATACGCGTTTCGTTCAAGCCATACCAATCCCTGATGCCACCACGGAAACCGTCGCCGCTTACTTTGTAAATCACTGGTGTTCCTTGGTCGGTGTTCCAATCATCCTCACAAGTGATCGTGGACCATGTTTCATAAGTTCCGCTTGGGCGGAAATTATGCGCTCGCTTGGTATTCAACACAATCTGACTACAGCTTACCACCCCACTGCCAATGGAATTACAGAACGTGCAAATGCAGAAATCAAGCGCGCCATCAAGTGTTCAGACGAACCTGAACGTTGGTTTCACAAATTGGGTTTTATTGTCTTGGCTCTGCGTAATCGCTATCTCCAGGATTTGAAATGTACACCTGCTGAGTTAGCTTTTGGACACACCTTACGGCTCCCAGGtggtttcttttctgattcCAAGCTTACCTCTGCAGTTCCTACATCCAGCTACCTCGGTGCCTACCGAGACTTCATCAACGACCTTCAGTTTACTCCAACGACCGCTCATACAAAATTCATGCAGTCCTACGTGCATccggatttgaaacattgtgaccGCGTTTATGTTAGATGCGATCATGTCAAACGTGCGTTAGAACGCCCTTATGTTGGTCCTTTTCCAGTATTGGaaagatacgaaaaatattttgtaatatcccGTCATGGCAAACCGGATCGCGTCTCACTCGACCGTCTCAAACCTAGCTATACAATTGATATTGATGCTCCCTCACCATCATCCTCCtcgcatcaacaaaatttttctttgcagactcGACACCCTGCTCCTCAGTCAGTCTCCGCTACTTCAGCGAAACAGCAAACGACACCACCTACTGTCACTGCTCCTGCTTCTATAAAACCGCCTGAAGTTGTAAAGACTTCTCGGACtggtcgcaaaatcattccaccgaaacgGTTCTCTGactaaacaacacaacatgttcgtttgtctgctgcttacatgtttctttttgttcacatCCGCCGCTCAGACGAATCTTCATCCGGAtacacagaaatttctgttatgtcagcgttcgcattctctcgggttatatacctttgatgacgacatacaTTGTCAAACGCAGACACCCTTCTCCATACACAACTGCTCTGCTACCGTGTTTGCTCCAGATCTGCATCTCCAGAAGATTCCTGCAACAGTTTGCACTTCACAGATTACTTCCTGGAGCACTacttacttcttttttgggagTTATCAAAAATCGGCCAACACCTTTGACGCACACCCACCGTACAACCCAGAATGTTCGTCGTGGAATAAAACCAACGTTTCATCACATGGACCGCTGATCCTGTCTAATCCTGCGGCGTACTCAACACGCAATGCAGTCCATTATAAGTTTGTCTGGCCGACTTCAGCTTCTGGAACAGTAACAAACGACTTCTTGTTTCACACTACAATTTactacgattacgtcacggacacaatgacgtcgtctcttggatctcttgcatcgtgctcaatcgggcgtggatactgcttaacgggcaatcgtatgtttatatggCGAGTACCTTCGCATATCAACTGCCCACCAACCAAGCCTCTCGGGACTCACAAGATGCTCCTCCATTACAACTCTACGTCCTTATATAGAGTTTCCTTACCTGATCTCGGGATCTCGGTACATCACTGGAGGAAATGCTCCTCTCGTGCGAAAAACTGCTATGGCAAACATATtcactgcgacaacaacaactttatctttcgctACCAACAATGTACAGAGCTCGACAGACTCGCTCTTTTTCGTCCTAACCGGCTAAGGCGTGCCCCTTTTCGAACGCCATACTCTCAATTCGAGCGACTTTTTGCAACCTTCGACACACAACAGGACGACCTTATTTCAGAAGTTCTCACTACCttcaacgaagagaacaagttcctacattgccaactcacgaagctaattggcacactctacaaagcaattgggaagatcttccctactgagatactcactactactcttggacatcaaaccatgggttccagccttggagattttatgtccagagcagcatgtcactctatcaacggtaccgtcttaccgtcacttgcgtaccgAAACGCATTCAGCCAACGTCCTCTCATCaaatatcgcgatcaaaacggccacagtcaatacggccaactcatttcagacaacattgtcctACCGGGAGTGCacctgctggaatcgtatcgaccagcaagaagttttgtcttccgagttctgggacacactgtcctgtatcacaactatactttatcgcacgaacatgtgcaggtgcatcaactcaacttacctttgtcgcctatacacgtcaactacaaggcacccgactacgagaaaattctcaacgagctacctgactctgactcgtttactgatctacaatcgctgctcagctctatgtctgaagccaaccttctcaaggaacaaatgcgacatgtcatgacaagccttactactactactgatgaaactatgatcaacggatcctacgtcgcagacacatTCGCACACGCCGCGAAACAAACGTTACTCCTTGCTCTGTCGCAaattacgaatccatttctctcagcccttatattcatcctgcaactccttgccatgatgtgggccctcttccataccatcgggtttatccgatcgTCTCCGCACCATTTGCAGTATGCCAGATCCCTTGTATCCCGTGTCCGCGCTTGGCGCCACCAACAGCAGGCGCCGGTTGCAAGACCTCAACTACCACAACCGCTGCCCTTGCCTCGGCGTTCTCGTGATGAACCGTCTCCGTCCGGATCTGCTGATGACGCACCGCCCGcttcatcttctcgtgatAATTTCGCGAGCACCCACACACTTTAAGTTTCACTATGTGTATCACCTTGCTTCAATACCGATAATGTCCTTtgcatgtacaattttgcCGTTTTCCCTTGTCGCCGCTTTCGATTTTGTAACCGTTTTGCTTCGTTGCATGCTTAGTAGCTTATTCTTGTGCTAGTatcgttttcacttttcccGCCTTATTGCATGCTAACTATTCCTGTGCATGAGTTTAGCTGTTTCAACCCACCTCAATAGGGGGAGGtgcagttgcaaaaaatttaccctcTACCCCTTTAGTTTCTCCACAGACTTTGCTGCCACTACCATTGCTGCCAAAACCACTTCAGTATGTCGACGGTATCTGATTCCTCCGCTGACGTTCAAATTGACGAAATCACTTCAGTTACTGAGATGATTCCCGACTCACCCGATTCACCGGTTCAACAATCATCTCCCGCGCCGTATGTGCCGATCGTCAGACCTGGGGAGCAAGGCGCTCCTGCCCCCATGCCCCAGAGCGCTGATCTAGCAGATATACAAGCTACGGTGTTACAACCAGTACATAGACTATTTCGGCCGTTTAAAACAACCGTTACAATGCCGACCCTTGCGGTTCCTGCGCCGCCAACCACTTCGGCTGAGGATCTACTACTTTGGTTCCAGCAGCTGGATGAACTGTTCCAGCTGGTTCCTGATTTTGAGTTTATGAGCAAAATCCTTACCATGGTAGCAGCCACACCTGCTTTCCACATGGCCCCCTTGATGAAGTATATATCCAACGGGGTTACGGACAAAACCCGGGAATACGAacagttcaaacaatttttgcatgcccGGTTAATCTTGGAGATACCCTCCAACATGTAGCTATATTACCATCAGTTATTTTAAGCATATGTTACagttcattcatttgtatataacttcagttttttgtttgtgcttgctCGCCATTGCCACCTTCAGTACGTTACATGTtaattgtcatctttttccttccgtagcgtagaaatgtagaggttggggtcgttttaggatgtagaggttgatgccgacagatgcagatacagatgcagagtttatcggtcttagcttacgttacgttattgacttagttaacctactacattagtatctgactctattgttgcgtgcggttagaattctctaacctttctgatagccgaacgttcgtattattttataacaaataccgtttgccagaaaaggcttttattgtaggtgctgtacactttctcaatattacaaataaccgagaacacaagtcatgtgactgtttacacgatgtctactgattcaatcaccacaactacagtagtacggtattacatatgtctataacttcgcgtctgtgactgaggttctgaggctctgagggagtctcacacaaaagttcaagcttataaaacgtgctgcgatgtggcggaaatatatgacaaaaaaggcatgaacatttcaaagcgtgtgaacgtgaaaatcggtgtgtttgcaatgcaaattaaatttggttaagttggaaacagttacttggaagcgacctggtaacgtactaaataaggagctttcacacgaagttattcgtagcaagttttcaaatataccaacggtagtttgcagtgttctgaaaaggcaagttttaaactccatttactagctggaaaactctttcataagaatgatgtggcgggactgaaagtttaaaaactccaattgttctggaaaacacatttctacgaaagacgtaaggattttacaaaagcgagccaagccgccacattttttcgcaccatataaaacatttcgcaccatatacagtatttcacaaaattcttcttaggacctatataactattgtatagtgcatatgtcttagttaagttcttttaacgataacagataaactttattggttaactgttatacttttattgttttcttattagactctaataaacattttgaaacgcgttagaacttttgggaatatgaattaaacattttgcaccatatagttcataaggcactttttaggacctatataactaaactatagtgcatatgttgtagttaagtttatttgacgataacagacaaaccttttattggttaactgttatacttttattatttacttattagactctaataaacattttgagacccgttagaactttttgcaatgtgaattaaacattcggcaccatatagttcacaaggcacttttttatacctatataactaatgtatagtgcaaatgttttagttaagttcttttaacgataacagacaaacattttattggttaactgttatacttttattatttatttattagtctctaataaacattttgagacccgttataacattttgcaatgtgaattaaacatttggcaccatatagttcacaaggcactttttaggacctatataactaatgtatagtgcaaatgttttagttaagttcttttaacgataacagacaaaccttttattggttaactgttatacttttattatttacttattagacgctaataaacattttgagacccgttagaactttttgcaacgtgaactaaacatttggcaccatatagttcacaaggcactttttaggacctatataactaatgtatagtgcaaatgttttagttaagttcttttaacgataacagacaaaccttttattggttaactgttatacttttattatttacttattagactctaataaacattttgagatccgttaggacccgttagaattttttgcaatgtgaattaaacattttgcaccatatagttcacaaggcactttttagggcctatataactaatgtatagtgcgtatgttgtagttaatatcttttaacgataacagacaaacattttattggttaactattatacttttactatttacttattagactccaataaactttttgagacgcgttagaattttttgcaatgtgaattaaacattttgcaccatatacagtatttcacaaaattcttcttaggacctatataactattgtatagtgcaaatgttttagttaagttcttttaacgataacagacaaatcttttattggttaactgttatacttttattatttacttattagactctaataaacattttgagacccgttagaactttttgcaacgtgaattaaacatttggcaccatatagttcacaaggcactttttaggacctatataactaatgtatagtgcaaatgttttagttaagttcttttaacgataacagacaaaaattttcttggttaactgttatacttttattatttacttattagacactaataaacattttgagacccgttagaactttttgcaatgtgaattaaacatttgacaccatatagttcacaaggcactttttaggacctatataactaatgtat belongs to Clavelina lepadiformis chromosome 6, kaClaLepa1.1, whole genome shotgun sequence and includes:
- the LOC143462937 gene encoding uncharacterized protein LOC143462937, coding for MSTVSDSSADVQIDEITSVTEMIPDSPDSPVQQSSPAPYVPIVRPGEQGAPAPMPQSADLADIQATVLQPVHRLFRPFKTTVTMPTLAVPAPPTTSAEDLLLWFQQLDELFQLVPDFEFMSKILTMVAATPAFHMAPLMKYISNGVTDKTLEYEQFKQFLHARLILEIPSNM
- the LOC143462743 gene encoding uncharacterized protein LOC143462743, which produces MSTVSDSSADVQIDEITSVTEMIPDSPDSPVQQSSPAPYVPIVRPGEQGAPAPMPQSADLADIQATVLQPVHRLFRPFKTTVTMPTLAVPAPPTTSAEDLLLWFQQLDELFQLVPDFEFMSKILTMVAATPAFHMAPLMKYISNGVTDKTREYEQFKQFLHARLILEIPSNM